The following are encoded together in the Flavobacterium sp. TR2 genome:
- a CDS encoding UDP-N-acetylmuramoyl-L-alanyl-D-glutamate--2,6-diaminopimelate ligase, giving the protein MKVLKDILYKVAIESVKGSTDAAIQKIEFDSRKIEANDVFVAIRGSLSDGHDYIEKAIQLGAKAIICDTLPANTIDGVTYIQVKDTNTALAFMAANYFGDPSAKLKLVGVTGTNGKTTIASLLFQLFEKAGFKVGLLSTVKIVVDKTEYSATHTTPDSLTINHYLNEMAKAGVTHCFMEVSSHGIHQKRTEALHFVGGIFTNLSHDHLDYHPTFAEYRDVKKSFFDSLPKSAFVLSNIDDKNGSVMLQNTVAKKLTYALKCYADYRAQILESQLSGLLLKINDNEVWVKLIGTFNAYNVLAIYGTAVELGIDSLEALRLLSDLESVSGRFQYIVSDGGITAVVDYAHTPDALENVLKTINDIRTKNEQLITVVGCGGNRDKTKRPIMAKIASDLSDKALLTSDNPRNEDPEVILDEMEQGVEPHNYKKMLRITDRKQAIKTACQLAQAKDIILIAGKGHETYQEINGVRHHFDDMETVKEILEQLNK; this is encoded by the coding sequence GTGAAAGTATTAAAAGACATATTATATAAAGTAGCTATTGAGTCTGTAAAAGGTTCAACAGATGCGGCTATTCAGAAAATCGAGTTTGATTCACGTAAAATTGAAGCAAATGATGTTTTTGTAGCCATTCGAGGTTCGCTTTCAGATGGACATGATTATATTGAGAAAGCAATTCAGCTTGGGGCAAAAGCAATTATTTGCGATACGCTTCCGGCAAATACAATTGATGGTGTAACCTATATTCAAGTAAAAGATACCAACACGGCTTTGGCTTTTATGGCGGCTAATTATTTTGGAGATCCATCTGCAAAACTGAAATTAGTTGGCGTAACGGGAACGAATGGAAAAACGACGATTGCTTCATTATTGTTCCAATTGTTTGAAAAAGCAGGCTTTAAAGTTGGGTTATTGTCTACTGTAAAAATCGTAGTAGATAAAACGGAATATTCTGCAACACATACAACGCCAGATTCTTTGACTATTAATCATTATTTAAATGAAATGGCTAAAGCAGGGGTGACACATTGCTTTATGGAAGTAAGCTCGCATGGAATTCATCAGAAGCGTACGGAAGCTTTGCATTTTGTTGGTGGAATTTTCACGAATCTTTCTCATGACCATTTAGACTATCACCCAACATTTGCAGAATATAGAGATGTTAAAAAATCGTTTTTTGACTCACTTCCAAAATCAGCATTTGTGTTGTCTAATATTGATGACAAAAATGGTTCTGTAATGCTTCAGAATACGGTGGCAAAAAAGCTGACTTATGCGTTAAAATGTTACGCAGATTATAGAGCTCAGATTTTAGAAAGCCAATTGTCTGGACTGCTATTGAAAATTAACGATAATGAAGTTTGGGTAAAGCTGATCGGTACCTTCAACGCATACAATGTTTTAGCTATTTACGGAACGGCAGTAGAACTAGGAATTGATAGCCTTGAAGCGTTGCGCTTACTGTCTGATTTAGAAAGTGTTTCGGGACGTTTTCAGTATATCGTGTCAGATGGTGGAATCACAGCTGTTGTAGATTATGCGCATACGCCAGATGCATTGGAAAATGTTTTGAAAACGATAAACGATATTCGCACCAAAAATGAGCAGTTAATTACTGTTGTTGGCTGCGGAGGAAATCGTGATAAAACAAAACGCCCGATTATGGCTAAGATTGCTTCAGATTTAAGCGATAAAGCACTCTTGACATCGGATAATCCAAGAAATGAAGATCCAGAAGTTATTTTGGACGAAATGGAACAAGGAGTTGAGCCGCACAACTATAAAAAAATGCTAAGAATTACTGATCGAAAGCAGGCCATCAAAACCGCTTGTCAATTGGCTCAAGCAAAAGATATTATTCTAATTGCAGGCAAAGGGCACGAAACTTATCAGGAGATAAATGGTGTTCGTCATCATTTTGATGATATGGAAACAGTAAAAGAAATTTTAGAACAATTAAACAAATAA
- the mraY gene encoding phospho-N-acetylmuramoyl-pentapeptide-transferase, protein MLYYLFEYFDKTLDIPGTGVFQYITFRSALAFMLSLLLSTIYGKRVINFLRRQQVGETVRELGLAGQNEKAGTPTMGGLIIIFATLVPVLLFARLHNIYIVLLIVTTLWMGTIGFVDDYIKIFKKDKQGLKGIFKVIGQVGLGIIVGAVLYFNPAVTVRTDTGRTDVFKTAANSTVIVPAGVEEKSTATTIPFVKNNEFDYAEVLSFMGDGYEKWAWLIFIPVVIFIITAVSNGANLTDGIDGLAAGTSAISVLALGIFTFVSGNIIFSNYLNIMYIPNSGEMTVFISAFVGALIGFLWYNSYPASVFMGDTGSLTIGGIIAVLAIAVRKEILIVLFCGIFLAESASVIIQVTYFKYTKKRFGEGRRIFLMSPLHHHYQKKGYHESKIVTRFWIVAVMLAILSIITLKLR, encoded by the coding sequence ATGCTGTACTATTTATTTGAATATTTTGATAAAACATTGGACATTCCTGGAACAGGGGTTTTCCAGTACATCACATTTAGATCAGCTTTGGCATTTATGCTTTCGTTGCTTTTGTCGACTATTTATGGTAAAAGGGTAATTAACTTTTTGCGTCGCCAGCAAGTAGGGGAAACAGTTCGTGAACTTGGTCTTGCGGGTCAGAATGAGAAAGCTGGTACGCCAACAATGGGAGGACTGATTATCATTTTTGCCACTTTGGTTCCAGTTTTATTATTCGCTAGACTGCATAATATTTACATTGTTTTGCTGATTGTAACGACATTATGGATGGGAACAATTGGTTTTGTTGACGATTACATCAAAATATTCAAAAAAGATAAGCAAGGGTTAAAAGGGATTTTTAAAGTTATTGGTCAAGTTGGTCTTGGGATCATTGTTGGCGCAGTTCTTTATTTTAATCCTGCCGTTACCGTTAGAACAGATACAGGTCGTACAGATGTATTTAAGACTGCGGCAAATTCAACAGTTATTGTGCCTGCGGGAGTTGAAGAAAAATCTACAGCAACTACAATTCCTTTCGTGAAAAACAACGAATTTGATTACGCCGAAGTATTGTCTTTTATGGGTGATGGATATGAAAAATGGGCGTGGTTGATATTTATTCCAGTGGTAATTTTCATTATTACTGCAGTATCAAATGGAGCCAATTTAACAGATGGGATCGATGGACTCGCAGCGGGAACCTCCGCAATATCCGTCCTCGCGCTCGGGATATTCACATTTGTTTCTGGTAATATTATTTTTTCAAATTATCTGAACATCATGTATATCCCCAATTCGGGAGAAATGACGGTCTTTATATCGGCCTTTGTGGGAGCTCTTATCGGATTCCTTTGGTATAATTCGTACCCGGCTTCTGTTTTTATGGGAGATACTGGAAGTTTAACCATTGGAGGAATCATTGCGGTACTGGCAATTGCGGTTCGTAAAGAAATATTAATTGTTCTTTTCTGCGGAATTTTCTTGGCAGAAAGCGCCTCAGTAATCATTCAGGTAACTTATTTTAAATATACCAAAAAACGTTTTGGTGAAGGACGAAGAATTTTTCTGATGTCGCCGCTTCACCATCATTATCAGAAAAAAGGATACCACGAAAGTAAAATCGTAACCCGTTTCTGGATTGTTGCTGTAATGTTAGCCATATTATCAATCATTACTTTAAAACTAAGATAG
- the murD gene encoding UDP-N-acetylmuramoyl-L-alanine--D-glutamate ligase: MRLVVLGGGESGVGTAILGKKQGYDVFVSDFGKIKESYKEVLIINKIAWEEEQHTEDLILNADVVMKSPGIPDKSPIVKKLVAAGVKVISEIEFAMPYTEAMTIGITGSNGKTTTTMLTHHLLKYAGLNVGLGGNIGKSFAWQVAENKYDAYVLELSSFQLDGIINYRPDIAIITNISPDHLDRYEYKYENYINSKFRITMNQTENDYLIYDADDEASTEWLKKNKTKAKLIPFSLTKKFDEGASINNNKMEIKINQEEFTMDTEHIALEGKHNMKNAMAASSVAKLMQIRNATIRESLSNFQGVEHRLEKVLKIQNVQYINDSKATNVNATFFALDSMNAPTVWIVGGVDKGNDYNELMSLVREKVKAIICLGIDNRKIIDAFGNVVDIMVEVNNMNDAVKTAQRLTEKGDVVLLSPACASFDLFENYEDRGKQFKQAVHNL; encoded by the coding sequence ATGAGGCTAGTTGTACTTGGAGGAGGAGAAAGCGGAGTTGGAACTGCGATTCTCGGTAAGAAACAAGGATATGATGTTTTTGTATCCGATTTTGGAAAAATAAAGGAAAGTTATAAAGAAGTTCTTATCATTAATAAAATAGCTTGGGAAGAGGAGCAGCATACAGAAGATTTGATTCTAAATGCAGATGTGGTGATGAAAAGCCCAGGAATTCCAGATAAATCTCCGATAGTAAAAAAGCTGGTTGCGGCAGGAGTAAAGGTAATTTCGGAAATCGAATTTGCGATGCCTTACACAGAAGCAATGACCATCGGAATTACAGGAAGTAATGGTAAAACAACCACCACAATGCTGACGCACCACTTGCTAAAATACGCAGGATTGAATGTAGGATTGGGTGGAAATATCGGAAAAAGCTTTGCCTGGCAGGTGGCAGAAAATAAATACGATGCATACGTTCTTGAATTAAGCAGTTTTCAGTTAGACGGAATAATAAATTATCGACCCGATATTGCCATAATAACCAATATTAGTCCAGACCATTTAGATCGATATGAATATAAATATGAAAATTATATCAATTCGAAGTTCCGAATAACGATGAACCAGACTGAAAATGATTATCTCATTTACGATGCAGATGATGAAGCAAGTACAGAATGGTTAAAAAAGAACAAAACAAAAGCAAAACTAATTCCTTTTTCATTGACGAAAAAATTTGATGAAGGGGCTTCTATAAATAACAACAAAATGGAAATAAAGATTAACCAAGAAGAGTTTACAATGGATACAGAACACATTGCGTTAGAAGGAAAACATAATATGAAAAACGCGATGGCAGCAAGCTCTGTGGCGAAATTGATGCAGATTAGAAATGCAACAATCCGCGAAAGTTTATCTAATTTCCAAGGTGTTGAGCACCGTTTAGAAAAAGTATTAAAAATACAAAACGTTCAATATATCAACGATTCAAAAGCGACAAACGTAAACGCTACTTTCTTTGCTTTAGATAGTATGAATGCACCAACAGTATGGATTGTTGGAGGTGTAGATAAAGGAAACGATTACAACGAATTGATGTCATTGGTTCGCGAAAAAGTAAAAGCCATTATCTGTCTAGGAATCGATAACCGCAAAATTATCGATGCTTTTGGAAACGTTGTTGATATTATGGTTGAAGTAAACAATATGAATGACGCAGTAAAAACTGCCCAAAGATTAACAGAAAAAGGCGATGTAGTTTTATTGTCTCCAGCTTGCGCGAGTTTCGATTTATTCGAAAACTACGAAGATCGTGGAAAACAATTTAAACAAGCGGTTCACAACCTGTAA
- a CDS encoding FtsW/RodA/SpoVE family cell cycle protein yields the protein MKELVNKLKGDRVIWSFVALLALFSFMPVFSASSNLAYIGHGTGNTLGYLVKHLAHICIGFLIIYWVHRVPYHYFRAISKIALPVVWILLIYTLLKGTVIAGANASRWIQVPFIGITFQTSTLAAIVLFIYVARYLSKTKEENEPFQTSLIQLWIPVFITLVLILPANFSTTALIFSMVLMLTFIGKYPLKYIAFIIGSGIAMLAFFLLVAKAFPESRFFSRVSTWESRITNFTTDKPDEDDYQIEKAKIAIASGKLGGLGPGKSVQKNFLPQSSSDFIYAIIVEEYGLVGGVSIVILYLLLLFRFVIASHKAPTLFGKLVVVGVGFPMIFQAMINMAVAVELLPVTGQTLPLISSGGSSIWMTCLGLGIIISVTKKEEEIAEEKLEKEKRKEALQRLIDKELAEDDVIPEEIYDEEPAYSIEDNSRNPMNAVLNK from the coding sequence ATGAAAGAGCTGGTTAACAAATTAAAAGGAGATAGAGTAATATGGTCATTTGTGGCTTTATTGGCTTTGTTTTCGTTTATGCCTGTTTTTAGTGCGAGTAGTAATTTGGCTTATATAGGTCATGGTACAGGGAACACGTTGGGGTATTTGGTAAAACACTTGGCTCATATATGTATCGGATTCTTGATTATTTATTGGGTTCATCGCGTTCCGTATCACTATTTTAGAGCAATTTCTAAAATTGCGCTTCCAGTAGTTTGGATTTTATTGATCTACACACTTTTAAAAGGAACCGTAATTGCAGGAGCAAATGCAAGCCGTTGGATTCAAGTTCCCTTTATCGGGATCACATTTCAGACTTCCACGTTGGCAGCAATTGTTTTGTTTATTTATGTGGCACGTTATTTATCAAAAACAAAAGAAGAAAATGAGCCTTTTCAGACTTCATTAATTCAGCTTTGGATTCCAGTATTTATAACATTAGTGCTGATATTGCCAGCGAACTTTTCGACGACAGCGTTGATTTTTTCAATGGTTTTAATGTTGACATTTATTGGAAAATATCCATTAAAATATATTGCTTTTATCATTGGTTCAGGAATTGCAATGTTGGCATTTTTCCTTTTGGTGGCAAAAGCTTTTCCAGAGTCAAGATTTTTTAGCAGGGTTTCAACTTGGGAAAGCCGTATTACGAACTTTACAACGGATAAGCCCGATGAAGATGATTATCAGATTGAAAAAGCAAAAATTGCAATTGCCTCTGGAAAACTAGGCGGTTTGGGACCGGGAAAAAGTGTTCAGAAGAACTTTTTGCCACAATCTTCTTCCGATTTTATTTATGCCATTATTGTGGAAGAATATGGTTTGGTAGGTGGTGTTTCGATAGTGATTCTTTATTTATTGCTTTTGTTCCGATTTGTAATTGCTTCTCATAAAGCGCCTACTTTATTTGGAAAATTAGTCGTCGTTGGCGTAGGATTTCCGATGATATTTCAGGCAATGATCAATATGGCGGTTGCTGTAGAATTATTGCCAGTAACAGGACAAACGCTTCCGCTGATTAGTAGTGGGGGAAGTTCAATTTGGATGACTTGTCTTGGGCTTGGAATTATCATTAGCGTGACGAAAAAAGAAGAAGAAATCGCTGAAGAAAAATTAGAAAAAGAAAAACGAAAAGAAGCTTTACAGCGATTGATTGATAAAGAATTGGCAGAAGATGATGTGATTCCTGAAGAGATATATGATGAAGAGCCAGCCTATTCGATAGAAGATAATTCGAGAAACCCAATGAATGCGGTTTTGAACAAATAA
- the murG gene encoding undecaprenyldiphospho-muramoylpentapeptide beta-N-acetylglucosaminyltransferase yields the protein MTKYKFILSGGGTGGHIYPAIAIANELKLQFPDAEFLFVGAKDKMEMQKVPQAGYEIKGLWIAGLQRKLTLQNLMFPLKLASSLLESKRIIKKFKPNVVIGTGGFASGPLLQAAGSAGIPTVVQEQNSYPGITNKLLSKKANAICVAYQNLERFFPKEKIVLTGNPVRQDLIDIESKRDEAIAFYGLDPNKKTLLVLGGSLGARRINQLIEKELQNFLSQDVQVIWQCGKLYFEEYKKYNQPNVKVVDFIERMDFVYAASDVIISRAGASSVSELCIVGKPVIFIPSPNVAEDHQTKNAQAIVDEKGAILLKESDLDSQFSIVFEALLKDSGKQKQLSDNIKKLAKPKATQDIVAEIVKLIR from the coding sequence ATGACAAAGTATAAATTCATACTTAGCGGAGGAGGAACAGGAGGACATATCTATCCTGCGATTGCAATTGCAAATGAATTAAAATTACAATTTCCTGATGCAGAATTTCTTTTTGTGGGTGCCAAAGATAAAATGGAAATGCAAAAAGTGCCTCAGGCAGGTTATGAAATAAAAGGTCTTTGGATTGCAGGTTTGCAGCGAAAACTGACTTTACAAAATTTAATGTTTCCGCTTAAACTGGCAAGCAGTTTATTGGAGTCAAAAAGAATTATTAAGAAGTTTAAGCCAAATGTAGTAATTGGAACGGGTGGTTTTGCCAGCGGACCTTTGTTGCAAGCGGCAGGTTCGGCAGGAATTCCGACAGTAGTGCAAGAGCAAAATTCGTATCCAGGAATTACAAATAAATTGTTGAGTAAAAAAGCCAATGCAATTTGTGTGGCATATCAAAATCTAGAGCGTTTTTTTCCGAAAGAAAAAATTGTTTTAACTGGAAATCCGGTTCGTCAGGATTTAATTGATATTGAAAGCAAGCGTGATGAAGCAATTGCTTTCTATGGTTTGGATCCGAATAAGAAAACATTGTTGGTTCTTGGGGGAAGTTTAGGAGCGAGAAGAATCAATCAGTTAATCGAGAAAGAACTGCAAAATTTTCTTTCGCAAGACGTGCAGGTAATCTGGCAATGCGGAAAATTATATTTTGAAGAATATAAAAAATACAATCAGCCAAACGTGAAAGTGGTCGATTTTATTGAAAGAATGGATTTTGTTTACGCAGCATCAGATGTCATAATTTCACGTGCAGGTGCTTCATCAGTGTCAGAATTATGCATTGTTGGAAAACCAGTGATTTTTATTCCGTCACCCAATGTAGCTGAGGATCACCAAACTAAAAATGCTCAGGCGATTGTAGATGAAAAAGGAGCGATTTTGTTGAAAGAATCTGATCTTGACAGTCAGTTTAGCATTGTTTTTGAAGCGCTGCTGAAAGATTCTGGAAAACAGAAACAGTTAAGTGATAATATTAAAAAACTGGCCAAACCAAAAGCTACGCAAGATATTGTAGCGGAAATTGTGAAGTTAATTCGTTAA